AGGATTACTCTCATACTAATGATTGTTGACGTGTATTCATGAAGAAATCCTGGATTGGATTTTGCATCACCTTAATTTGTGGTGTTGATGATCTTATCATCAAATTCTATATAAGACATGAAATATACACAATCATGTGGAGACGGATATTTGGGTTCAACCAAATTATGCTAAGTTTATGACTTGAGCATATCCCCTAAGACGTCAGTCTTCATATATCCAAAAGTATTggagaagttcaatatggatatATTATATCAAAGACACATATGGTCATATTATACCTAATATGGGATACAAATCCTTAAGACATAGGGGAGATGGTGAAGTGATAGAGGAGCATGAATTGCCATATCTAAATACCATCAAAGCACTCATATATCTTGCAAAATATGTCAGGCCTGACACTATAGTTTTTGGCAATTTATTGAGAGTGCAATTCCCTGGAAGGTATAAGGTTTGTGTAAGGAATATCGTCAGATATATCCAGGGCACAAAGGGTCTTGATCAATTTCATCAGGAAAATCTAGATGGTACCATGGTTTGATATATTGATAGTGGCTAATTATCTGATCCCACAATGTCATATCAAAGACTGGGTTTGCTGGAAAAGTATTTTTGAGGGAAGTCTTCATAATAGACTCTAAACGAGTCCTTCCAGTAATCATTCTATTTTATTTGAAGCATCACAAAATGTGGATGACTTCATAGAATGATTGGCCACATGTGAAATCATGTGGAGATTATCATTATCTACCAAGATAATGTCACTTGTATTGCTTATGGGTTATATTTATCCCTGTGAATTACATAAATGTAAGAGGATAATATGCAAACAGATTATTGTAATATTCACAATATCTTTATCAATGTTTATATTCCAGAACTAGGTTCATGGAATTGGTATGAGATATTCTGGAGGTTTGCAAAGTTCAGGAGGAGTAAATTCCCAAGTTATAACCCGTTGGTGATCCTCAAATCACTCATATTGTACTCTTTTTCTCTTTATGAGTTTTTCATGATTGTTTCTCATATAAGGTTTTTAACGAGACAATATAAATACAAGTGTAGATATATGCCATATTGGTTTCTCCTTATATTTTTTCCGCTGGGTTTTAAAGGAGTTTTAGATGGCATATTATTATAAGGTTTCTCCTCAATTTTTCCCATAGGGTTTTTGGAGGAGTTTTCAGTTTGCAATATACATATGATGAATTGATCAAGAGGGAGTGTTGAGAAATAAAAAATATGTAATCAATTGTATGAGAGGGATGCCTCCCAAAAGGTGTCTGTTGAGAAAGAGATGTCTCCGCAACACACCCCTTCAACATGTATATAAGTGAGTCTCCCACATTGCAATAGATCTAAGAGAATTATTTTGTGTCTCTCCTTTGTCTCCTTTACTTTCACTCTACAACAGCTATAACAAGGCAGTGGCGCCGGGCGGTGCGAATCCCCTTTGTGTTCTTTTTTTTTTCCTTGATTGAATGCAAATCTCCTTTTGTGTTCGGCTGTTTACTGTTGCGTCCACGACGATAGGCAGGCTTCCCCTCGTGGCGGCGGCGCAGAAGCCGTGCGTCTGTTTGGTGCGGCCGTGGGATAAGGGAAGGAATCCACCGCCGTCCGGTCCGTAATCCGTGGGGATAAAACCCAATCCCCCGCTGCCCCGGTATCAATCGCGGCAGCATGGAGTCGGGAGCCAGATCAGAAGCAAAGCCAGACGAGGAAGGGCCGGCCCCGGCGGGAAGCAGCAGCGGCAGCAAGGTGTACCACGAGAGGCAAAGGATGCAGTTCTGCCTCCTCCACGCCCTCAACAACCTTATGCAGGTGACCCTTCTCCTCTCTTGCTTAGTCGCGGTACTATGTTCATGGTTCGAGTAACTGCGCTTGAGAACTTTGCGTAATCCTAAGTTTAGTAATTGAGTCCAACAAATTAGATTCTATCTCTCGTGCTTTCTTGTTCGCCTGATTGTTCCCATCAAAGGACATCGGCAGTCAGTCAGCACCCTAAGTAGTCAGATTACTCCGCGCGAAGCTACAGATTGTTATAGTAGTGGAGCGTTGTGCTCTTGGTGAGCATGTTTTTTATGCGATTGTTTCCAACTTCTCACAACTTACGCTGTGGTGAAAGATCAGGGCATATTAAGAGTATGTACAGATCTTCCTTCTCGGTAGAAAGGGACAGCAATTGAGGTCACTCTATCAACTATTGGCCCATTGAGTGGGCACTGTTCGTCATTAGTTATGTCTGACAAGTTTATGGGTGGGTGTGGTTCACCCGTTTTGCAGCCCTCTGTCCACCGAATACAATGAAGGCTTTGCCAGTTGTGCGCGTGAATCATGAATTGGTAGCTGATAGGGATGGAAACAAATATTTTGGTCTTTGTCAAGTTTCATAATGACGTTTCAAATTGACGTTGACATGAATTTGGGGAACCAAGCTGTGCACGCTTGCAGCCATGTGAGTGCAAGAGGCCAAGATCGCACGGCAATAACAAGCATTTAAGCTGCTATCTGATTGGCTTTCATTTCTTATCATCTACTAATAATCAGTATGAAAAAATATTACAATAACTTAATCCTCGGAGAGGTAACTGCTTGGCACTTTCACTCATCAACATATATACAGGTAGCATGATCTTACCATGCACTGCATAGGCGGTCTCTTTGCTCTGACGCCACCTTATTTAATCCGGGCTTACCATGATTGTGTTTCGTGTGGTTCAGGAAAAAGAATCGTTCACCCGAGCTGAGCTGGATGGGATTGCTGAAAATCTTGTTCTTACTGATCCAAACAAGGAGAGATGGACTCCTCTATCGTTGATTTGGAAGCCCCACCACAATGCATTAACAGGGAACTATGATGTAAATGTTCTTATCGCGGCGGTAGAATCTAGAAAGAAGAAGGTAGTTTGGCATGATCATCGGAAGGGGGCATCTTCGATAGATCTGGATGCCGAAGCGCTGGTAGGTCTGATGATCAATGTACCGGTCAGGAGGTTGAGGGGCCTGTGGACCGGGAGGCATTGGGTGGCAATTCGAAGCATTGATGGCATCTGGTTTAATCTGGACAGCGATCTTCCGTCGGCCAAGCAGTTTCAGTGCAAAGAAAAACTAATTGCGTTCCTGGACAGCGTTCTCAGTCAAGGCGGGGAGCTCATGATCGTGCTCCAAGACGAATGATTGCACTGCTTCAGATCTCGAGAGGCTAGAGCAATTGGCTTCTCCGTGATTTACCTGTTGCCCATATTTCTGAATTGACAATGAGATCACCTGCGTCTGCAATAGCAGCTTCTCTGAAACTCTCAATCTTTGTGAGAATCATGGTGTGCCTGTAGGAGTTCAGATACATGGATGCATGGGATGATAGAAGTTTTCCCTTTTCTGAGATTGTGTATGCAGAGCTTAGGAAAGGAGAATCTGTTCCGGCAGTGTATATGCCTTTTTTTTGTAACTGAAGTGTATatgctgtgtggaaaactatTTTGTGTGCATTGCGTGTACATTACATCTTGAACCATTTGGTGtgagttttatttattttcttgtgTGTTTCTCATGTTGGTCATGTACTGCTAAAATGATCGACAGTGGTAGAGCTGCTATTTAAGCCTATTAGCGCCTCTTCTGGTTGGAACTTGGAAGCAAGGCAGTTTCGAAATCTATAACTTGTAATCGAATGGGTTAATGCATTGGGAGTTTAGAGGGCCTTTGCATCAACCTTATTgaactgcaaaaacgtcttatatttaagaacagaggtactccctccgtccaaaaataAGTGTCTTAAGCTTAGTACAATTTTATACAAAAGGtggtacaaagttgagacacttattttcggacggagggagtactaattaGTAGAAACAGATTGATGCATTGGGAGTTTAAAGGGCCCTTGCATCAACCTTATTGAAccgcaaaaacgtcttatatttaagAACAGAGGTGGTAATAAGTAGAAACAGATAGATGCATTGAGAATTTAGAGGGCCCTTGCATCAACCTTATTGAACTgcaaaacgtcttatatttaggaacaaaaGTAGTAGTAATTAGTAGAAACAGACTAGCAGTAGGACGGAAATGGCCAATTTCAAAGAACTTTGTAATGTACAGGAACTGCATACAAGCGGCCGGTCAATCATCCGTAACTGTGGACATATGAGTGCAGCAAGCCACACAAGCTCGCAAGCTGCTGCTGGGTACAATGTACAAATCCTTCGGTTATGTATAACAGTAGACAGGGCAGCAAACGGAATGCCTGGCTGGATAAACGCCGCCTACCCCGTTCTGCCCGTCTTCTTCTGCCAGTACAACGTCGCGGTGCTGTAGTGCTCGTTGCGTATCGTCTTCGAGGCCGTTCTCCAGTCGCAGTTCTCCATCTCCTCCCTGGCAGCCCTTCCGACGGACTCCCTGAGGTCCTTCGACGAGAGGAGTTGTTCAATCTTCCTCACGCACTCGTCGAGATCCCCGGGTGTGAAGAGGAAGCTGGTTTTGCCCTCCTTGTCCTTGGGAATTATATCAGGTATGCCTCCGGCGCGAGCAGCGACAACCGGAACTCCAGAAGCCATGGACTCCAGCACTACTTGTCCGAGGGTCTCAGACTCTGAAGGCATTGCAAATACGTCCCCACTGGCGTACGCTTGAGAGAGCTCCTCGCCTTGGAACATTCCGGTGAAAACTGCAGGCATGCCTGTGAACATTTTTTCCAGCTCAGCCCTGCCAAGATAAAACAGACGGTGTAAACATCTCCAGAATTGAAGAGGAAACCGCACGGGGTCAAACAGATGGCCGGGCACAATAAGTTGGTTATCACTTGCTCAGTGCTCATTGTAAACAAAGCATACCATGTTCTCATTTGGTATTTAAGCATTGTTATTGTTTGTGGACATGTGGTACATTTGCTTATTGGCTGCATTAGCTTACTTGCTTAGTCCAGAAGTATCTTGTGCAGTAGTACTCTTGAGTTCCTAACTTACTGAAGAAACAAACCCTCAGGCGAAACCATGTATACAATTAACTCaaagaaacagaaaaaaggaaTACTAATCCGCAACTTGTGAGAAGGCCATCTTCTTCTCACAACTCAGTCAGCAGTGAAGATATGCTTGACCACTTGAGACTTGGCACGTATATGTATACGTTCACCAGCAAGTAAGCTAACGCAGCCAATATTTTAACATAtattccctccgttcctaaatataagtctttttggAGATTTTGATACGGACTAAATACGGATGTACATAGACAcactttagagtgtagattcactcattttgctccgtatgtagtccatattgaaatctctaaaaagacttacatttaggaacggagggagtatatggttTGTGAATTAGCATATACTCCCTTCGCCCCAAAATGagtgtcgctgatttagtacaaagctgcactaactttgtactaaatcaACGATAGTTATTTTGGGGCGGAGGAAGTACGTTGGAAGTGTGAAAGAATAAAGTTCTCGAGATTATGTTGTTTCAATAGTGGGTAGTTGGTGATGAACGTAAGCCCATATGTCATCAGGTTTGTGTCTTACTGAAAACAGCAAATAGTTAACAGTTGGACAAATGACTCACCTGTATGGTCCATCTCCAACAAAAGCAATTCTTACTCCAGGGAGCTTTTCCATAACTCTGTATTAACAATTCAAATAAGTAAAGCACTAACAACACAGAAAAATGACACTCGTGTAGCAAACACATACTCTACAGATAGGAAAGGTTTAAGTAATGCTAACATGAAGTGTTCACTTTGTTACAAAAAAAAAATCAAGATAGCAGAAGTAATATCCTGAGCACGCTTGAAGCTAAAATGCTACATAGGGACCACTGATAAAGTTGATCATACAAAAGGAAAATTATAGTATCGCAGTTTTTAACAGCCATAAGCAGCAAAAAACAGCTACTATAGAATGATACCTAAATATCATGGATGCAAAATATACCTATCCATTTTACttccatgtagttcaaattgtctCTATTTCTAGTACTGATGGTATATTCTGTGTATGGGAAAAGCTAACCTCTTCAGAAAATCCAAATTCTTTTCACGCCCAAAACGGCCCACGTGAATTATCAATGGTTTTTCTGGTTCACCACCGCTGACAGGAGACGAAAAGAAAAATCAATAAGCATGCGCGTTGTCTTCCTCAACTCTTTCCTTGTTGAATTTGAAGCAACAGGAGATACCTCAACTTGATCCGCATTTCATGCCTCCGAAATTTAGGATGGAAGCTTTCAGAATCAACACCCTTGTTCCAAAGCCGTACTCTGTTTGCTGCAGAGGCAAGTGGGTATGATTAGGATAGACGAAGGGTTGAAATGTATAAATAGTGATTTATTTTGATTGTTTAACCTGGTACTACTTTAGCAGTTTCAAAGTCCTCGGCAATAGCTACTGAAGGAACTAGAGTAAGATCTGCAGACCTGTGGAGACATCCTTTGAAACAAAATAAGAATGTCAGCACAAACTAAGTGAGAAAGATCAGTTTTATTTTATTCTCAGCTTTGCACTTTTGTACAGAACATAAAAGAAGTGATGACAATGGGCTTACTTATAAGGCCCCATGTGGGTCCAAGTAACCAATTTAAATTGTAC
This genomic window from Aegilops tauschii subsp. strangulata cultivar AL8/78 chromosome 4, Aet v6.0, whole genome shotgun sequence contains:
- the LOC109779276 gene encoding josephin-like protein, producing MESGARSEAKPDEEGPAPAGSSSGSKVYHERQRMQFCLLHALNNLMQEKESFTRAELDGIAENLVLTDPNKERWTPLSLIWKPHHNALTGNYDVNVLIAAVESRKKKVVWHDHRKGASSIDLDAEALVGLMINVPVRRLRGLWTGRHWVAIRSIDGIWFNLDSDLPSAKQFQCKEKLIAFLDSVLSQGGELMIVLQDE
- the LOC109779275 gene encoding sulfoquinovosyl transferase SQD2; translation: MGQAPEMAAPLLLRVEDADAEWSSRPHRIALFVEPSPFAYISGYKNRFQNFIKHLREMGDEVLVVTTHKGAPEEFHGAKVIGSWSFPCPLYQNVPLSLALSPRIFSAVSKFKPDIIHATSPGVMVFGALAIAKMISVPMVMSYHTHLPAYLPGYNLNWLLGPTWGLIRCLHRSADLTLVPSVAIAEDFETAKVVPANRVRLWNKGVDSESFHPKFRRHEMRIKLSGGEPEKPLIIHVGRFGREKNLDFLKRVMEKLPGVRIAFVGDGPYRAELEKMFTGMPAVFTGMFQGEELSQAYASGDVFAMPSESETLGQVVLESMASGVPVVAARAGGIPDIIPKDKEGKTSFLFTPGDLDECVRKIEQLLSSKDLRESVGRAAREEMENCDWRTASKTIRNEHYSTATLYWQKKTGRTG